A single region of the Hyphomonas adhaerens MHS-3 genome encodes:
- a CDS encoding YggT family protein, translated as MHSFLVAIYSYFLSPLLTLLLFLIFGYVIMSWLIAFGVVSTRNQTVRQIQYALDSVMLPLLRPIQRYVPPLGQLDLSVFLLALGILFTRDWLLPMIIGLTRPTLGY; from the coding sequence ATGCATTCCTTTCTTGTGGCGATCTACTCGTATTTCCTGAGCCCGCTTCTCACGCTGCTCCTGTTCCTGATCTTTGGTTATGTGATCATGAGCTGGCTGATCGCGTTCGGCGTCGTGTCGACGCGCAACCAGACCGTCCGGCAGATCCAGTATGCGCTGGACAGCGTGATGTTGCCGCTGCTGCGGCCGATCCAGCGTTATGTGCCGCCGCTCGGCCAGCTGGACCTGTCTGTTTTCCTGCTCGCGCTTGGCATCCTGTTCACGCGCGACTGGCTGTTGCCGATGATCATCGGCCTGACTCGGCCCACGCTCGGATACTGA
- a CDS encoding DUF167 family protein — protein MQHRLTVRVQPKASADRIEDWAEDDSGRKFLKVRVRAVPEDGKANSAVQKLVAKWLGLPKSAVRVVTGGKTRLKGLEIDGPPDLAARLSGDER, from the coding sequence TTGCAGCATCGCCTCACCGTTCGCGTCCAGCCCAAGGCCTCGGCCGACCGGATCGAGGACTGGGCGGAGGACGATTCCGGGCGGAAATTCCTGAAAGTGCGGGTGCGCGCGGTGCCGGAAGACGGCAAGGCGAATAGTGCTGTCCAGAAATTGGTCGCCAAGTGGCTTGGACTGCCCAAGTCTGCGGTCAGAGTCGTGACAGGCGGCAAGACTCGGCTAAAAGGCCTCGAAATCGATGGGCCGCCGGACCTCGCGGCCCGGCTCAGCGGGGACGAAAGATGA